From the genome of Candidatus Desulfarcum epimagneticum, one region includes:
- a CDS encoding hypothetical protein (Evidence 5 : Unknown function) encodes MEKWLGLLNRHIRSVKKPDEAADAYADIHMGFVWIHPFFDGNGRMARLLANLPVLKAGYPPILIPMRKRREYLLCLSRYSLEASPPPSGTRPSFRSTSRSHVSGNFAKNYGKTPSPW; translated from the coding sequence ATGGAAAAATGGCTGGGTCTTTTAAATCGCCATATTCGCTCCGTGAAAAAGCCGGACGAGGCCGCCGACGCTTACGCGGATATTCACATGGGCTTTGTCTGGATTCACCCTTTTTTCGACGGCAACGGCAGAATGGCCAGACTTCTGGCCAATCTGCCGGTTCTAAAGGCCGGATATCCGCCCATCCTGATTCCCATGCGGAAGCGGCGGGAGTATCTTCTTTGCCTTTCCCGCTATTCCCTGGAGGCGAGCCCCCCCCCCAGCGGGACTCGGCCGTCATTCCGGTCAACGAGCCGCTCACACGTTTCAGGGAATTTTGCAAAGAACTATGGCAAGACTCCCTCTCCCTGGTGA
- a CDS encoding conserved hypothetical protein (Evidence 4 : Unknown function but conserved in other organisms): protein MTDMTACCGLDCSQCDARVATLEDSEAKRKETAKKWSEIYQADIKPDDIRCDGCRRDGAKFHHCEVCEIRACVLSRDLPHCAACGDYICDALAGFIKLAPEAGAALEKLREA from the coding sequence ATGACGGACATGACCGCCTGCTGCGGACTGGACTGCTCCCAATGCGACGCGCGCGTCGCCACCCTGGAGGACAGCGAGGCCAAAAGAAAAGAAACCGCGAAAAAATGGTCTGAAATCTATCAGGCCGACATCAAACCCGACGATATCAGATGCGACGGATGCCGCCGGGACGGCGCGAAGTTTCATCACTGCGAGGTATGCGAGATCCGGGCCTGCGTCCTTTCCAGAGACCTGCCCCACTGCGCCGCCTGCGGGGACTACATCTGCGACGCCCTGGCCGGGTTCATCAAACTCGCGCCCGAGGCCGGCGCAGCGCTGGAGAAGTTGCGGGAGGCTTAG
- a CDS encoding ATPase AAA has protein sequence MSKKAKEIPYGISDFETIRNENHYFVDKTKFIPLLEKHKYVFFLRPRRFGKSLWLSILECYYDTNLKDRFDEFFKDTYIGENPTREKNAYLILRFDFAAVNPVAGKVRESFEKYCAVMVRHFMRLYGHVMDEKIFDETEACGSISEKLDVIFAYARERGLKIYILIDEYDNFANTILATVGTDAYHDLTRGEGFFRHFFGKLKAVAAMRGSGLARLFITGVSPVTMDDVTSGFNIGANISMRPVFNEMAGFSEQEVKDMLGYYKKEGLLLSNPDETLGIMREWHNGYTFSDMASSRVFNTDMVLYFIHFAIVNQAPPRYLIDDNVKIDYGKLRHLMFVNRRLNGNFDILKRIMEQGEISSHVQQSFPLDQLTNPDHFISLLYFFGLLTFRGTKEGESALAVPNMTISHLMYGYIRNAYRDTDTFRIDLWEFSGLARKMGWSGEWEGLFSFIAREIKNQTSVRDYLGGEKIIQGFLLAYLSINDFFIPHTEYETGKGYSDFFLEPFSLKYPEMPFGYLIEIKYVKRGELTKPVLKKALDDAKKQLTRYAEDAEFARKYADKTITKLALVYHGWEMVAAHAV, from the coding sequence ATGTCGAAAAAAGCAAAGGAAATTCCCTACGGAATCTCCGATTTTGAAACCATTCGAAACGAAAACCACTATTTTGTCGATAAAACAAAATTTATCCCCCTGCTGGAAAAACACAAATACGTATTTTTTCTTCGGCCCCGCCGGTTCGGCAAATCCCTTTGGCTTTCCATCCTGGAATGCTATTACGACACCAATTTAAAAGACCGCTTTGACGAATTCTTCAAAGACACATACATCGGGGAAAATCCCACCCGCGAAAAAAACGCGTATCTGATTCTTCGGTTCGATTTCGCCGCGGTCAACCCCGTTGCGGGAAAAGTCCGGGAGAGCTTTGAAAAATACTGCGCGGTGATGGTCCGGCATTTTATGCGCCTCTACGGCCATGTCATGGATGAAAAGATTTTCGATGAGACGGAGGCCTGCGGCTCGATCTCTGAAAAACTGGACGTTATTTTCGCCTATGCCCGTGAGCGCGGCTTAAAGATATACATCCTCATTGACGAATACGACAATTTCGCCAACACGATTCTTGCAACCGTCGGGACAGACGCCTACCATGATCTGACTCGCGGGGAGGGGTTTTTTCGGCATTTTTTCGGAAAGCTCAAGGCCGTCGCCGCCATGCGCGGCTCAGGTCTCGCCCGCCTTTTTATCACCGGGGTCTCGCCGGTCACAATGGATGATGTGACCAGCGGCTTCAATATTGGAGCCAACATCAGCATGCGGCCCGTTTTCAACGAAATGGCGGGATTTTCCGAACAGGAAGTCAAAGACATGCTGGGCTACTACAAAAAAGAGGGGCTTTTGCTCTCAAATCCGGATGAAACCCTCGGGATCATGCGCGAATGGCACAACGGCTATACTTTTTCAGACATGGCCTCATCCAGGGTGTTCAACACGGACATGGTCCTTTATTTTATTCATTTCGCTATTGTCAACCAGGCGCCGCCCCGTTATCTCATCGACGACAACGTCAAGATCGATTACGGCAAGCTGAGGCATTTGATGTTTGTCAACCGGCGATTGAACGGCAATTTCGACATCCTGAAACGCATTATGGAACAGGGTGAAATCTCTTCCCATGTCCAGCAATCCTTTCCCCTGGATCAACTGACAAATCCCGATCATTTCATCTCCCTGCTTTATTTTTTCGGACTTTTGACCTTCCGGGGAACAAAAGAGGGAGAATCCGCGCTGGCGGTTCCCAACATGACCATCTCCCACCTCATGTACGGATATATCCGAAACGCCTATCGCGACACGGACACATTCCGGATCGATCTGTGGGAATTCAGCGGGCTTGCGCGCAAAATGGGATGGAGCGGCGAATGGGAGGGGCTTTTTTCATTCATCGCCCGGGAGATCAAAAACCAGACCTCCGTCCGGGATTACCTGGGCGGCGAAAAAATCATCCAGGGGTTTTTGTTGGCCTATCTGTCCATCAACGATTTTTTCATCCCCCACACCGAATATGAAACCGGAAAAGGATACTCCGATTTTTTCCTGGAGCCCTTTTCCCTCAAATACCCGGAAATGCCCTTCGGCTATCTCATCGAGATTAAGTATGTCAAACGGGGAGAGCTGACAAAGCCGGTTTTGAAAAAAGCCCTGGACGACGCGAAAAAACAGCTGACCCGCTACGCCGAAGACGCCGAATTCGCTCGGAAATACGCGGACAAAACCATCACGAAACTGGCGCTGGTGTATCATGGATGGGAGATGGTCGCGGCACACGCGGTTTGA